The following proteins are co-located in the Burkholderia sp. HI2500 genome:
- the gor gene encoding glutathione-disulfide reductase, with the protein MDFDYDLFVIGAGSGGVRLARMSASYGAHVGIAEEEQIGGTCVLRGCIPKKLLVYASHYPHEVEDAKGFGWSFGAGTLDWPALIAAKDREINRLSDIYINLLRQSGVEMHAGRATLVDAHTVAIGERTIRARHIAIATGSRPSMPARPGIGHAITSREALSLAACPKRIAVVGGGYIAVEFAGIFNGFGSHVDLFYRGEKILRGFDDDVRQFLTDEMTKQGVTIHARSVVESIERADDGTLSVRVGAARHGPYDQVLYATGRVPNVDGLGLEQAGVMLDARGAIAVDAYSATSVPSIHAIGDVTSRPQLTPVATRDGGLLARTLFGGSRVAADHEWVPSAVFSQPEVATVGLTESTARDLYDGDVDIYRTSFKALRHTLSGRDERTLMKLVVARDSQRVVGAHMVGRDAGEIIQGIAIAIRAGATKAQFDDTIGIHPTAAEEFVTMRQKVAD; encoded by the coding sequence ATGGATTTCGACTACGACCTGTTCGTCATCGGCGCCGGCTCGGGCGGCGTGCGGCTCGCACGCATGTCCGCGTCATACGGCGCGCACGTCGGCATTGCGGAAGAAGAGCAGATCGGCGGCACCTGCGTGCTGCGCGGCTGCATTCCGAAGAAGCTGCTCGTCTACGCATCGCACTACCCGCATGAAGTCGAGGACGCGAAGGGCTTCGGCTGGAGCTTCGGCGCCGGCACGCTCGACTGGCCCGCGCTGATCGCCGCGAAGGATCGCGAGATCAACCGGCTCAGCGACATCTACATCAACCTGCTGCGGCAATCGGGCGTCGAGATGCACGCGGGGCGCGCGACGCTCGTCGATGCGCACACGGTCGCGATCGGCGAGCGCACGATCCGTGCGCGCCACATCGCGATCGCGACCGGCTCGCGCCCGTCGATGCCGGCGCGGCCCGGCATCGGGCATGCGATCACGTCGCGCGAGGCGCTGTCGCTTGCCGCGTGCCCCAAGCGCATCGCGGTGGTCGGCGGCGGCTATATCGCGGTCGAGTTCGCGGGCATCTTCAACGGCTTCGGCAGCCACGTCGACCTGTTCTATCGCGGCGAGAAGATCCTGCGCGGCTTCGACGACGACGTGCGCCAGTTCCTGACCGACGAGATGACGAAACAGGGTGTCACGATCCATGCACGCTCGGTGGTCGAGTCGATCGAGCGCGCGGACGACGGCACGCTGAGCGTGCGCGTCGGCGCGGCACGGCACGGGCCGTACGACCAGGTGCTGTATGCGACCGGCCGCGTGCCGAACGTCGACGGCCTCGGGCTCGAGCAGGCGGGCGTGATGCTCGACGCGCGTGGCGCGATCGCCGTCGATGCGTATTCGGCGACGTCGGTGCCGTCGATCCACGCGATCGGCGACGTCACGTCGCGGCCGCAGCTCACGCCGGTCGCGACGCGCGACGGCGGGTTGCTCGCCCGCACGCTGTTCGGCGGGTCGCGCGTCGCGGCCGATCACGAATGGGTGCCGTCGGCGGTGTTCAGCCAGCCCGAGGTCGCGACGGTCGGGCTCACCGAGTCGACCGCGCGCGACCTGTACGACGGCGACGTCGATATCTACCGCACGTCGTTCAAGGCGCTGCGTCACACGCTGTCGGGCCGCGACGAGCGCACGCTGATGAAGCTCGTCGTCGCGCGCGACAGCCAGCGCGTGGTCGGCGCGCACATGGTCGGCCGCGATGCGGGCGAGATCATCCAGGGCATCGCGATCGCGATTCGCGCGGGTGCGACGAAGGCGCAGTTCGACGACACGATCGGCATTCACCCGACCGCGGCCGAGGAGTTCGTGACGATGCGGCAGAAGGTGGCGGATTAG
- a CDS encoding porin, with translation MKQTTRLAAIAGGAALAFASQYAAAQSSVTLWGVADASIRYLTNANAKNDGLLSMTNGAITNSRFGIYGTEDLGGGLKAVFNLESGVNLQNGAFADSGRLFNRAAYVGLQSPYGTVTLGRQKTPLFDLLSDTYDPLTVGNYLENAWLPVALGGGLYADNQIKYTGKFEGLTAKAMYSTGTNYESTGAGGFSGQIPGSLGKGNAWGVSLSYVMGPLSIAAGAQQNSDNSARKQTIYHANVVYAFSKAKIYAGYLRSKDDTGFVDSLLAQQTIPVAKGTGRIDDGPFAGVSWQVSAPLTLTGAFYYDHMRNAMTTNGTLASGNRYAIVGIAEYALSKRTEVYGTVDFNKTNGAANVELPGRSNQTGIAIGLRNIF, from the coding sequence ATGAAGCAGACCACCCGACTCGCAGCCATCGCAGGGGGCGCCGCGCTCGCATTTGCCAGCCAGTATGCGGCCGCACAAAGCTCGGTCACGCTCTGGGGCGTCGCCGACGCCAGCATCCGTTACCTGACCAACGCCAACGCCAAGAACGACGGCCTGCTGTCGATGACCAACGGCGCGATCACGAACAGCCGCTTCGGCATCTACGGCACGGAAGACCTCGGCGGCGGCCTGAAGGCCGTGTTCAACCTCGAGAGCGGCGTGAACCTGCAGAACGGCGCCTTCGCCGACAGCGGCCGCCTGTTCAACCGCGCAGCGTACGTCGGCCTGCAGAGCCCGTACGGCACGGTGACCCTCGGCCGCCAGAAGACGCCGCTGTTCGACCTGCTGTCGGATACCTACGATCCGCTGACGGTCGGCAACTACCTCGAAAACGCATGGCTGCCGGTCGCACTCGGCGGCGGCCTGTATGCGGACAACCAGATCAAGTACACCGGCAAGTTCGAAGGCCTGACCGCGAAGGCGATGTACTCGACCGGCACCAACTACGAATCGACCGGCGCGGGCGGCTTCTCGGGCCAGATCCCGGGTTCGCTGGGCAAGGGCAATGCGTGGGGCGTGTCGCTGTCGTACGTGATGGGCCCGCTCAGCATCGCGGCCGGCGCGCAGCAGAACAGCGACAACTCGGCGCGCAAGCAGACGATCTACCACGCGAACGTCGTGTATGCGTTCAGCAAGGCGAAGATCTACGCGGGCTACCTGCGCTCGAAGGACGACACGGGCTTCGTCGACAGCCTGCTCGCACAGCAGACGATTCCGGTCGCGAAGGGCACCGGCCGGATCGACGACGGTCCGTTCGCGGGCGTGAGCTGGCAGGTCAGCGCGCCGCTGACGCTGACGGGCGCGTTCTACTACGACCACATGCGCAACGCGATGACCACCAACGGCACGCTCGCGAGCGGCAACCGCTACGCGATCGTCGGCATTGCCGAGTACGCGCTCAGCAAGCGCACGGAAGTCTACGGCACCGTCGACTTCAACAAGACGAACGGCGCGGCGAACGTCGAGCTGCCGGGTCGCAGCAACCAGACCGGCATCGCGATCGGCCTGCGCAATATCTTCTGA
- a CDS encoding YoaK family protein, whose product MDLDGASRNLTVAALLTLSGGYLDAYTYVGHGHVFANTMTGNVALLGINLSAGEWAAALHHVPPLVGFTIAVFVAHLLGLAAQRGWMKHTAFASLLVEIVFLGVAASGLVGASSAWLIPGISFVATLQTLSFTHLEELSYTSVMTTGNLRRAAQKLFVGLIPRYDAGALHDSAMLATISFCFLAGAVVGGLVTRLVPEVALWGAVLLLVGAFAEIVRRAWRRHTADGGPAAV is encoded by the coding sequence ATGGATCTCGACGGCGCCAGCCGCAATCTCACTGTCGCCGCGTTGCTGACGCTGTCCGGCGGCTATCTCGACGCGTATACGTATGTCGGCCATGGCCACGTGTTCGCGAACACGATGACCGGCAACGTCGCGCTGCTCGGCATCAACCTGTCGGCCGGCGAATGGGCCGCCGCGCTGCATCACGTGCCGCCGCTCGTCGGCTTCACGATCGCGGTGTTCGTCGCGCACCTGCTCGGGCTTGCCGCGCAGCGCGGCTGGATGAAGCACACGGCGTTCGCGAGCCTGCTCGTCGAGATCGTCTTTCTCGGTGTCGCCGCGAGCGGCCTCGTCGGCGCGTCGAGCGCGTGGCTGATTCCGGGCATCTCGTTCGTCGCGACGCTGCAGACGCTGTCGTTCACCCATCTCGAGGAACTGTCGTACACGTCGGTGATGACCACCGGCAACCTGCGGCGCGCCGCGCAGAAGCTGTTCGTCGGGTTGATCCCGCGCTACGACGCGGGTGCGCTGCACGACTCGGCGATGCTCGCGACGATCAGCTTCTGCTTCCTGGCCGGCGCGGTGGTCGGCGGCCTCGTCACGCGACTCGTGCCGGAGGTCGCGCTGTGGGGCGCCGTGCTGTTGCTCGTCGGCGCGTTCGCGGAAATCGTGCGGCGCGCGTGGCGCCGGCACACGGCCGACGGCGGGCCGGCGGCGGTGTGA
- a CDS encoding chromate transporter, which yields MNDTLIAIATIFSQLSLLAFGGGNTILPEMQRQVVDVHHWMSAHEFTALFALAQAAPGPNMMIVSLVGWHVAGWSGLLVASLAKFGPSSIVTVLALHAWERFRDRPWRRYVQQGMMPVTAGLVAASAVLISEASNRTAIQWGITAACAVLAWRTRIHPLWLLAGGALIGLTGIGQ from the coding sequence ATGAACGACACGCTGATCGCCATCGCGACGATCTTCAGCCAGTTGTCGCTGCTCGCGTTCGGCGGCGGCAACACGATCCTGCCGGAGATGCAGCGGCAGGTCGTCGACGTCCATCACTGGATGAGCGCGCACGAGTTCACCGCGCTGTTCGCGCTGGCCCAGGCCGCGCCCGGGCCGAACATGATGATCGTGTCGCTGGTGGGCTGGCACGTGGCCGGCTGGAGCGGGCTCTTGGTCGCGTCGCTTGCGAAGTTCGGGCCGTCGTCGATCGTTACCGTGCTCGCGCTGCATGCGTGGGAGCGCTTTCGCGACCGGCCGTGGCGCCGCTACGTGCAGCAGGGGATGATGCCGGTCACCGCCGGGCTCGTCGCGGCCAGCGCGGTGCTGATCTCCGAGGCGTCGAACCGCACCGCGATCCAGTGGGGCATTACGGCCGCGTGCGCAGTGCTCGCGTGGCGCACGCGCATCCATCCGTTGTGGCTGCTCGCGGGCGGCGCGCTGATCGGGCTCACGGGCATCGGGCAATGA